From Juglans regia cultivar Chandler chromosome 8, Walnut 2.0, whole genome shotgun sequence, the proteins below share one genomic window:
- the LOC109020579 gene encoding probable ubiquitin-like-specific protease 2B isoform X4: protein MKSSPRRAFDVFDFKEEDELPELASGKYLGKFKNPNLDNHAMLKYEFVDCAVQGANVGRKEVDCVPCVDVDATDCGLTCDIADSCCLLGAEEENFAQKEELCVLDTALHSSSNEPVDVVSEADESMNGNTASSPTSEMADDGVSLNGYASDHCFGNVEMDDINMEVVLCLDYVIYRDIYCTAALLTFSHNCIKISGSNPHGSEDIFDFEWGIDDLVDIRCQWMERVETVFIEIRRIVEDADQRISGIEELKMAVVDPNWSHKQQVITSLNMKYSAVWDVMVDTDLGIAGDDLRVQSHYFPNFDESFEEVVYPKGDSDAVSISKRDVDLLQPETFINDTIIDFYIKYLKNQIQPEDKHRFHFFNSFFFRKLADMDKDPTSASDGRAAFLRVRKWTRKVNIFEKDYIFIPINFNLHWSLIVICHPGEVARLKDDNLEKSPKVPCILHMDSIKGSHTGIKNLVQSYLWEEWNERQKETQEDISSKFLNLRFVSLELPQQENSFDCGLFLLHYLELFLTEVPVNFSPFKIIKSSKFLNANWFSPAEASLKRTLIQRLIYDILKSRSPEVSSAACSDEDEPSEFPVKNKNETCVEFLSKRCNPSIVYHGNKSSCQAGPGIEMTLLSASSMNSQCANNSGLALTEFLESGATAGSLLGQYPSCDHPSSYYHLNGAISTSEDGVENSDPFVFLPSDEAGLRQMAGITPPARSNPYSPRACRGEASYNLGISVQEEHGNLDSSPETSYCAADDLDMDIIGTFPVGGNVGTSHKEETDERRSPSAESSECLTGSLASAATKLLGISVIEGSQDPDKMHNSYGDGDQLPTQLLEVDVIDDSDMDITGNSSVGENVGTSQKEETDKQRSPSAENMECFTGSLASAASKLLDVSVVEGSKDPDKMLKIYGDGDQLPTHQEISVSLHQDPDIIDNTEVACDNVLVTGDDQVAESYGQRAAKRLRLEPPHVAGDTMLMTDDNQVAE from the exons ATGAAGAGCTCTCCGCGTAGAGCTTTCGACGTGTTCGATTTCAAGGAAGAGGATGAGCTCCCTGAATTGGCATCAGGAAAATACCTTGGAaaattcaaaaaccctaatctcGACAATCATGCCATGTTGAAGTACGAGTTTGTCGATTGTG CTGTGCAGGGAGCCAATGTTGGAAGAAAGGAAGTTGATTGTGTACCCTGTGTAGATGTTGATGCGACTGACTGTGGCCTTACTTGTGACATTGCTGATTCATGTTGCCTTTTGGGTGCAGAGGAAGAGAACTTTGCCCAAAAGGAAGAGTTGTGTGTGTTGGATACTGCCCTGCATTCCAGTTCT AATGAGCCGGTTGATGTGGTCTCAGAGGCTGATGAGAGCATGAATGGGAATACTGCATCAAGTCCTACTTCTGAAATGGCTGATGATGGCG TTTCATTAAACGGCTACGCATCGGATCATTGCTTTGGCAATGTGGAAATG GATGACATAAATATGGAGGTCGTGCTTTGTCTTGATTATGTTATATATCGAGATATCTATTGTACGGCTGCCCTGTTAACTTTTTCACACAATTGCATCAAAATCAGTGGTTCAAATCCACATGGAAGTGAAGATATCTTTGATTTTGAATGGGGAATCGATGATCTTGTTGATATTCGGTGCCAGTGGATGGAAAGA GTTGAAACTGTCTTTATAGAGATACGCAGAATAGTAGAGGATGCAGATCAGCGCATTTCAG GCATTGAGGAGTTGAAGATGGCAGTTGTTGACCCTAATTGGTCCCACAAACAGCAAGTGATCAcctctttgaatatgaaatactCGGCTGTGTGGGATGTCATGGTTGA TACGGATCTGGGAATAGCTGGTGATGATTTACGTGTACAGAGTCACTATTTTCCCAA TTTTGACGAGTCTTTTGAAGAGGTTGTATATCCAAAAGGGGACTCCGATGCTGTTTCCATCAGTAAGAGAGATGTTGATCTATTACAGCCAGAGACATTTATAAATGATACAATCATTGACTTTTACATCAA GTATTTGAAGAATCAGATTCAACCTGAGGATAAGCACCGTTTCCacttttttaatagttttttcttCCGGAAGTTGGCTGACATGGACAAAGATCCAACCAGTGCATCTGATGGCAGGGCTGCTTTTCTACGTGTTCGTAAATGGACGAGGAAAGTTAATATTTTTGAGAAAGATTACATCTTCATTCCTATAAACTTTAA TCTACATTGGAGCTTAATAGTCATATGTCATCCTGGCGAAGTGGCTAGATTAAAGG ATGATAACTTGGAAAAGTCACCTAAAGTACCGTGTATATTGCATATGGATTCTATCAAAGGAAGTCATACGGGTATAAAAAATCTTGTTCAAAG TTATTTGTGGGAGGAGTGGAATGAAAGGCAAAAAGAGACACAGGAAGATATCTCATCCAAATTCCTCAACTTGCGGTTTGTCTCACTAGAG CTGCCGCAGCAGGAGAATTCATTTGACTGCGGTCTGTTTCTGCTCCACTATCTGGAGCTCTTTTTGACTGAAGTTCCTGTTAATTTCAGTCCATTCAAAATAATCAAGTCCTCCAAGTTT CTTAATGCAAATTGGTTTTCTCCTGCTGAGGCTTCCCTCAAGCGTACTCTCATACAGAGGTTAATCTATGATATCCTTAAAAGTCGTTCTCCAGAAGTCTCTTCAGCTGCTTGCAGTGATGAAGATGAGCCGTCTGAATTTCCAGTGAAAAATAAGAATGAAACTTGTGTGGAGTTTCTTTCCAAGAGATGCAATCCTTCAATTGTTTACCATGGCAATAAATCAAGTTGCCAAGCTGGACCTGGTATCGAAATGACTCTATTATCAGCATCTTCAATGAATTCCCAGTGTGCTAACAACTCAGGCTTGGCACTTACAGAGTTTCTTGAGTCAGGGGCCACTGCAGGATCGTTACTTGGACAATATCCATCTTGTGACCATCCATCATCTTATTATCATCTCAATGGTGCTATATCAACATCAGAG GATGGTGTAGAAAACAGTGACCCTTTCGTGTTTTTGCCTTCTGATGAAGCTGGTTTACGGCAAATGGCTGGCATCACACCTCCAGCACGTAGCAATCCATATTCACCTAGAGCTTGTAGAGGTGAAGCTTCTTATAATTTAGGGATCTCTGTGCAAGAAGAGCACGGCAATCTTGACTCATCCCCAGAAACATCATATTGCGCTGCAGATGATTTGGACATGGATATCATTGGAACTTTCCCAGTCGGAGGAAATGTGGGTACAAGTCATAAAGAAGAAACAGATGAACGAAGATCGCCATCAGCAGAAAGCTCAGAGTGTTTGACAGGAAGCCTTGCTTCTGCTGCTACCAAGTTGCTCGGCATTTCTGTTATTGAAGGTTCGCAAGATCCTGATAAGATGCATAATAGTTATGGAGATGGTGATCAGCTGCCCACCCAGTTGCTGGAAGTGGATGTCATTGATGATTCGGACATGGATATTACTGGAAATTCCTCTGTTGGAGAAAATGTGGGTACAagtcagaaagaagaaacagaCAAACAAAGATCTCCATCAGCAGAAAATATGGAGTGTTTTACAGGAAGCCTTGCTTCTGCTGCTAGCAAGTTGCTGGACGTTTCTGTTGTTGAAGGTTCCAAAGATCCTGATAAAATGCTTAAAATTTATGGAGATGGTGATCAGCTGCCCACCCATCAAGAAATTTCCGTCTCATTGCATCAAGATCCTGATATTATAGATAACACAGAGGTTGCTTGTGATAATGTGCTGGTGACTGGTGATGATCAGGTTGCAGAGTCATATGGGCAACGAGCTGCGAAAAGGCTGCGGCTTGAACCACCTCATGTTGCAGGTGATACCATGCTGATGACTGATGATAATCAGGTTGCAGAGTAA
- the LOC109020579 gene encoding probable ubiquitin-like-specific protease 2B isoform X5: MLMRLTVALLVTLLIHVAFWVQRKRTLPKRKSCVCWILPCIPVLLLQNEPVDVVSEADESMNGNTASSPTSEMADDGVSLNGYASDHCFGNVEMDDINMEVVLCLDYVIYRDIYCTAALLTFSHNCIKISGSNPHGSEDIFDFEWGIDDLVDIRCQWMERVETVFIEIRRIVEDADQRISGIEELKMAVVDPNWSHKQQVITSLNMKYSAVWDVMVDTDLGIAGDDLRVQSHYFPNFDESFEEVVYPKGDSDAVSISKRDVDLLQPETFINDTIIDFYIKYLKNQIQPEDKHRFHFFNSFFFRKLADMDKDPTSASDGRAAFLRVRKWTRKVNIFEKDYIFIPINFNLHWSLIVICHPGEVARLKDDNLEKSPKVPCILHMDSIKGSHTGIKNLVQSYLWEEWNERQKETQEDISSKFLNLRFVSLELPQQENSFDCGLFLLHYLELFLTEVPVNFSPFKIIKSSKFLNANWFSPAEASLKRTLIQRLIYDILKSRSPEVSSAACSDEDEPSEFPVKNKNETCVEFLSKRCNPSIVYHGNKSSCQAGPGIEMTLLSASSMNSQCANNSGLALTEFLESGATAGSLLGQYPSCDHPSSYYHLNGAISTSEDGVENSDPFVFLPSDEAGLRQMAGITPPARSNPYSPRACRGEASYNLGISVQEEHGNLDSSPETSYCAADDLDMDIIGTFPVGGNVGTSHKEETDERRSPSAESSECLTGSLASAATKLLGISVIEGSQDPDKMHNSYGDGDQLPTQLLEVDVIDDSDMDITGNSSVGENVGTSQKEETDKQRSPSAENMECFTGSLASAASKLLDVSVVEGSKDPDKMLKIYGDGDQLPTHQEISVSLHQDPDIIDNTEVACDNVLVTGDDQVAESYGQRAAKRLRLEPPHVAGDTMLMTDDNQVAE, from the exons ATGTTGATGCGACTGACTGTGGCCTTACTTGTGACATTGCTGATTCATGTTGCCTTTTGGGTGCAGAGGAAGAGAACTTTGCCCAAAAGGAAGAGTTGTGTGTGTTGGATACTGCCCTGCATTCCAGTTCT ACTTTTACAGAATGAGCCGGTTGATGTGGTCTCAGAGGCTGATGAGAGCATGAATGGGAATACTGCATCAAGTCCTACTTCTGAAATGGCTGATGATGGCG TTTCATTAAACGGCTACGCATCGGATCATTGCTTTGGCAATGTGGAAATG GATGACATAAATATGGAGGTCGTGCTTTGTCTTGATTATGTTATATATCGAGATATCTATTGTACGGCTGCCCTGTTAACTTTTTCACACAATTGCATCAAAATCAGTGGTTCAAATCCACATGGAAGTGAAGATATCTTTGATTTTGAATGGGGAATCGATGATCTTGTTGATATTCGGTGCCAGTGGATGGAAAGA GTTGAAACTGTCTTTATAGAGATACGCAGAATAGTAGAGGATGCAGATCAGCGCATTTCAG GCATTGAGGAGTTGAAGATGGCAGTTGTTGACCCTAATTGGTCCCACAAACAGCAAGTGATCAcctctttgaatatgaaatactCGGCTGTGTGGGATGTCATGGTTGA TACGGATCTGGGAATAGCTGGTGATGATTTACGTGTACAGAGTCACTATTTTCCCAA TTTTGACGAGTCTTTTGAAGAGGTTGTATATCCAAAAGGGGACTCCGATGCTGTTTCCATCAGTAAGAGAGATGTTGATCTATTACAGCCAGAGACATTTATAAATGATACAATCATTGACTTTTACATCAA GTATTTGAAGAATCAGATTCAACCTGAGGATAAGCACCGTTTCCacttttttaatagttttttcttCCGGAAGTTGGCTGACATGGACAAAGATCCAACCAGTGCATCTGATGGCAGGGCTGCTTTTCTACGTGTTCGTAAATGGACGAGGAAAGTTAATATTTTTGAGAAAGATTACATCTTCATTCCTATAAACTTTAA TCTACATTGGAGCTTAATAGTCATATGTCATCCTGGCGAAGTGGCTAGATTAAAGG ATGATAACTTGGAAAAGTCACCTAAAGTACCGTGTATATTGCATATGGATTCTATCAAAGGAAGTCATACGGGTATAAAAAATCTTGTTCAAAG TTATTTGTGGGAGGAGTGGAATGAAAGGCAAAAAGAGACACAGGAAGATATCTCATCCAAATTCCTCAACTTGCGGTTTGTCTCACTAGAG CTGCCGCAGCAGGAGAATTCATTTGACTGCGGTCTGTTTCTGCTCCACTATCTGGAGCTCTTTTTGACTGAAGTTCCTGTTAATTTCAGTCCATTCAAAATAATCAAGTCCTCCAAGTTT CTTAATGCAAATTGGTTTTCTCCTGCTGAGGCTTCCCTCAAGCGTACTCTCATACAGAGGTTAATCTATGATATCCTTAAAAGTCGTTCTCCAGAAGTCTCTTCAGCTGCTTGCAGTGATGAAGATGAGCCGTCTGAATTTCCAGTGAAAAATAAGAATGAAACTTGTGTGGAGTTTCTTTCCAAGAGATGCAATCCTTCAATTGTTTACCATGGCAATAAATCAAGTTGCCAAGCTGGACCTGGTATCGAAATGACTCTATTATCAGCATCTTCAATGAATTCCCAGTGTGCTAACAACTCAGGCTTGGCACTTACAGAGTTTCTTGAGTCAGGGGCCACTGCAGGATCGTTACTTGGACAATATCCATCTTGTGACCATCCATCATCTTATTATCATCTCAATGGTGCTATATCAACATCAGAG GATGGTGTAGAAAACAGTGACCCTTTCGTGTTTTTGCCTTCTGATGAAGCTGGTTTACGGCAAATGGCTGGCATCACACCTCCAGCACGTAGCAATCCATATTCACCTAGAGCTTGTAGAGGTGAAGCTTCTTATAATTTAGGGATCTCTGTGCAAGAAGAGCACGGCAATCTTGACTCATCCCCAGAAACATCATATTGCGCTGCAGATGATTTGGACATGGATATCATTGGAACTTTCCCAGTCGGAGGAAATGTGGGTACAAGTCATAAAGAAGAAACAGATGAACGAAGATCGCCATCAGCAGAAAGCTCAGAGTGTTTGACAGGAAGCCTTGCTTCTGCTGCTACCAAGTTGCTCGGCATTTCTGTTATTGAAGGTTCGCAAGATCCTGATAAGATGCATAATAGTTATGGAGATGGTGATCAGCTGCCCACCCAGTTGCTGGAAGTGGATGTCATTGATGATTCGGACATGGATATTACTGGAAATTCCTCTGTTGGAGAAAATGTGGGTACAagtcagaaagaagaaacagaCAAACAAAGATCTCCATCAGCAGAAAATATGGAGTGTTTTACAGGAAGCCTTGCTTCTGCTGCTAGCAAGTTGCTGGACGTTTCTGTTGTTGAAGGTTCCAAAGATCCTGATAAAATGCTTAAAATTTATGGAGATGGTGATCAGCTGCCCACCCATCAAGAAATTTCCGTCTCATTGCATCAAGATCCTGATATTATAGATAACACAGAGGTTGCTTGTGATAATGTGCTGGTGACTGGTGATGATCAGGTTGCAGAGTCATATGGGCAACGAGCTGCGAAAAGGCTGCGGCTTGAACCACCTCATGTTGCAGGTGATACCATGCTGATGACTGATGATAATCAGGTTGCAGAGTAA